One window of Aspergillus oryzae RIB40 DNA, chromosome 3 genomic DNA carries:
- a CDS encoding emp24/gp25L/p24 family protein (emp24/gp25L/p24 family of membrane trafficking proteins), with product MASASSTSWLSSVLAFCAILCLSVPVNALYFYIDGRQPKCFFEELPKDTLVVGTFSTQVINQQSNTYSVDPSLKMLITVDETFDNDHRVVSKRDGHSGRFTFSAADAGQHRICVTADTSAATGGWLSGAPAGAVKVTLDMAIGETSKIETEDKGKIQDIVQKVKDLNGRLQDIRREQVFQREREAEFRDQSEATNSRVVRWTLIQVAVLSAACAWQLSHLRSFFIKQKLT from the exons ATGGCGTCGGCATCCTCGACCTCATGGCTATCCTCCGTCTTGGCCTTCTGCGCCATCTTGTGCCTCTCGGTGCCTGTCAACGCCCTCTACTTCTATATCGATGGACGTCAGCCCAAATGCTTCTTCGAGGAGCTTCCCAAGGACACATTGGTTGTCG GAACCTTCTCCACGCAGGTCATCAACCAGCAATCGAACACGTACTCCGTTGATCCCAGCCTGAAGATGCTCATTACCGTCGACGAGACCTTCGACAACGATCACCGCGTTGTCTCCAAGCGTGATGGCCACTCCGGTcgcttcaccttctccgccGCTGATGCCGGCCAGCACAGGATCTGTGTGACCGCCGATACGAGTGCCGCGACCGGCGGCTGGCTGTCGGGTGCCCCCGCGGGTGCTGTCAAGGTGACTCTGGACATGGCCATCGGAGAGACCAGCAAGATCGAGACGGAAGACAAGGGCAAGATCCAGGACATCGTCCAGAAGGTGAAGGATCTCAACGGTCGGCTGCAAGATATCCGGAGAGAGCAGGTGTTCCAGCGG GAACGTGAGGCCGAATTCCGTGATCAGTCTGAAGCTACCAACTCCCGTGTCGTCCGATGGACCCTGATTCAAGTGGCTGTCCTGTCCGCTGCCTGCGCCTGGCAACTGTCCCACCTCCGCTCgttcttcatcaagcagaAGCTGACATAA
- a CDS encoding uncharacterized protein (DNA methyltransferase 1-associated protein-1): MAAADVRDMLDLPAEGQPRPHKKQKVVEKRPEGITRELYALLGERAPPIAINENRYKGRPKWMSKLRVRPWRMAPFTNEARSDGLVLHHWQRQGDTVKPALEGPETEGEEQKQDEGAPQTPDQEYLFAKYNVKARVPRRYTDEEYNRHLKSDDWSRQETDYLMDLVEEYDLRWVVIADRYDFQPHPVDAETNNSALVPANQVRTMEHMKARYYFVAASMLALEHPPSEMSEAEFDLHEKMMKFEPERERARKELAALQLERTADAVREEGVLLEELKRITANEQNFIAERRELYSRLEVPISVGNTTMYQSSQGLSQLLQTLLQADKSKKRRSILGPEGAAPSPAAQTPAPNANTRDSRGETPSNAQAAPTNKKAAAAAAANKEAQQSIRTLTPSEEARYGVQHHDRLAPGVQFRSDRAQKLTQAKSNVQTQKLAAALAELEVPLRLVMPTERVCKEFEKLIHSVNLLLDARKVAEKVESEIRVLEAAKQERERKAKEAKEKEKPEVKTEQDDNPAPTADVATESTSAAAAALPSAEGQETAGGTEDKEAEAGSGDTGEATAREGTSQKRSASVLSNTSDKSTKRQKKYLLGINCLCHLLVSACTRNQDDDPQTSIRR; this comes from the exons ATGGCCGCCGCCGATGTTCGCGACATGTTGGATTTGCCCGCGGAGGGCCAACCCCGACCGCATAAGAAACAGAAGGTCGTCGAAAAGAGGCCCG AGGGTATCACTCGTGAACTTTACGCCCTGCTAGGTGAAAGAGCACCTCCGATCGCCATCAACGAGAATCGATACAAAGGTCGCCCAAAATGGATGAGCAAGCTGAGAGTTCGCCCTTG GCGCATGGCTCCCTTCACCAACGAAGCTCGATCGGATGGACTCGTTCTACATCACTGGCAAAGACAAGGCGACACCGTGAAACCGGCGCTGGAGGGACCAGAGACAGAAGGCgaagaacagaaacaagATGAAGGTGCCCCGCAAACCCCGGACCAGGAATACCTTTTTGCGAAATACAATGTCAAAGCTCGAGTGCCGAGGCGATACACAGACGAAGAGTACAACCGACATCTGAAGAGTGATGACTGGTCGCGCCAGGAGACAGATTATTTGATGGATTTAGTCGAGGAATACGATCTACGATGGGTGGTTATTGCCGACCGCTACGACTTCCAGCCACATCCCGTCGATGCAGAAACGAACAACAGTGCGCTTGTACCGGCCAATCAAGTCCGGACCATGGAGCACATGAAGGCACGGTACTACTTTGTTGCTGCGTCTATGCTTGCCCTAGAACATCCTCCATCGGAAATGTCCGAGGCTGAATTCGATTTACacgagaagatgatgaaattCGAACCCGAGCGCGAGCGGGCACGGAAAGAACTTGCCGCTTTGCAATTGGAACGTACGGCTGACGCAGTGCGGGAGGAAGGAGTTCTGCTGGAAGAACTGAAACGTATTACTGCAAACGAGCAAAATTTCATCGCAGAGCGCAGAGAGCTGTATTCCCGCCTTGAGGTTCCCATTAGCGTGGGCAACACCACCATGTATCAGTCCAGCCAAGGCTTGTCTCAGCTGCTTCAGACCCTTCTCCAAGCCGACAAGAGCAAAAAGCGACGCTCTATACTTGGTCCCGAGGGTGCCGCACCCAGCCCGGCAGCACAGACCCCAGCACCGAACGCGAATACCCGTGACAGCCGTGGCGAAACCCCAAGCAACGCACAAGCAGCACCTACGAACAAGAaagccgcagccgcagccgcagcaaaCAAAGAGGCTCAACAGAGCATTAGAACGCTCACTCCGTCTGAAGAGGCCAGATACGGCGTACAGCATCACGACCGTCTGGCTCCAGGCGTACAGTTCCGCAGTGATCGTGCTCAGAAACTGACGCAGGCCAAGTCCAACGTTCAGACCCAGAAACTGGCTGCTGCCCTCGCCGAGCTAGAAGTACCGCTTCGGCTGGTCATGCCTACAGAGCGGGTATGCAAGGAGTTCGAGAAGCTCATCCACTCGGTGAACTTATTGCTTGACGCCCGCAAAGTGGCAGAAAAGGTGGAGAGTGAGATCCGGGTGCTTGAAGCCGCTAAGCAGGAAAGAGAGCGCAAAGcgaaagaagccaaagagaaagaaaagcccGAGGTAAAGACTGAACAAGACGATAATCCAGCGCCAACCGCAGATGTGGCTACCGAGTCTACCagtgctgccgctgccgcttTACCTTCCGCAGAAGGTCAAGAGACGGCTGGTGGTACAGAGGACAAGGAGGCAGAAGCTGGCAGTGGTGATACTGGCGAAGCGACAGCGCGAGAAGGTACCTCGCAAAAGCGTTCAGCCAGTGTCCTAAGCAACACCAGTGATAAAAGTACTAAGCGACAGAAGAA GTATCTTCTGGGGATAAATTGCCTTTGTCATCTGCTGGTATCAGCGTGTACCCGTAACCAAGACGACGACCCCCAGACATCCATCCGACGCTGA
- a CDS encoding uncharacterized protein (predicted protein) produces MTRVKNWRERAAWWLMVHSQAKAKWRGPNCHGIHGTIHTGARYHLSLTMRIMNVPVRGLVAPILPGSSIIPVGTLQSTVDVSKAIQDAHLSRQFRAQRLSIRGEERI; encoded by the exons ATGACCCGGGTGAAGAACTGGCGGGAGAGAGCAGCATGGTGGTTGATGGTCCATTCTCAGGCCAAAGCGAAATGGAGAGGCCCCAATTGCCATGGCATCCACGGGACTATCCACACTGGGGCCCGGTACCACCTATCACTCACAATGCGGATCATGAACGTGCCCGTAAGAGGATTGGTAGCCCCTATACTACCCGGTTCTTCGATAATCCCGGTCGGTACTCTACAGTCAACCGTGGACGTCTCCAAGGCTATCCAGGACGCACACCTATCTCGCCAATTCCGTGCGCAACGTCTGTCGATTCG GGGTGAGGAGCGCATCTAA
- a CDS encoding 5-methyltetrahydropteroyltriglutamate--homocysteine S-methyltransferase (methionine synthase II (cobalamin-independent)) — MVQSSVLGFPRMGKLRDLKKATEAYWGEKISRDDLLAEGKRLRLEHWKIQKNAGVDIIPSNDFAFYDQVLDHIQMFGVIPERYSKYNLHPVDEYFAMGRGLQKPAKDGQAAIDVPSLEMVKWFDSNYHYVKPTLQDNQTFKLAEQPKPVVQFLEAKEAGIVTRPVILGPVSFLTLAKADRGQTVDPITKINDLLPVYVELLQKLKEAGAEDVQIDEPVLVFDLPAKSKDAFKPAYEKLGALGDKAPRIVLATYFGDIVHNIDVLPALHNLYGIHIDLVRNPEQLDTVVGALGPNQVLSAGVVDGRNIWKTNFKAAIEKVELAIQKLGKDRVIVATSSSLLHVPHTLASEKNLDAEVRDWFSFAVEKTAEVVVIAKAVTEGPAAVREQLEANAKSVQSRASSSRTNDPKVKERQAAVTEEMHNRKSAFPVRLAEQGKSINLPLFPTTTIGSFPQTKEIRIQRNKFTKGEITPEQYEKFIEKEIEDVVKIQEELDLDVFVHGEPERNDMVQYFGERLTGYVFTTHAWVQSYGSRCVRPPIVVGDISRPAPMTVKESKYAVSISKKPMKGMLTGPITCLRWSFPRDDVHQSVQAQQLALALRDEVIDLEAAGIKVIQVDEPALREGLPLRSGKEREDYLKWAVRSFRLATTGVSDGTQIHSHFCYSEFQDFFHAIAALDADVLSIENSKSDAKLLKVFIDEAYPRHIGPGVYDIHSPRVPSEQEIKDRVEEMLQYLRPEQLWINPDCGLKTRQWPETKAALTNMVNAAKYFRQKHTK, encoded by the exons ATGGTTCAATC CTCCGTCTTGGGTTTCCCTCGTATGGGAAAGCTTCGTgacctgaagaaggccaCTGAGGCGTACTGGGGTGAGAAGATCTCTCGGGATGATCTCTTGGCTGAGGGAAAGAGACTCCGTCTGGAGCactggaagatccagaagaatgCTGGTGTCGACATCATTCCCAGCAATGACTTTGCTTTCTACGACCAGGTCCTCGACCACATTCAGATGTTCGGT GTTATCCCCGAGAGATACAGCAAGTACAACCTCCACCCTGTTGACGAGTACTTCGCCATGGGTCGTGGTCTCCAGAAGCCTGCCAAGGATGGCCAGGCCGCCATTGATGTTCCTAGCTTG GAAATGGTTAAGTGGTTTGACTCCAACTACCACTACGTCAAGCCCACTCTTCAGGACAACCAGACTTTCAAGCTCGCCGAGCAGCCCAAGCCTGTTGTTCAGTTCCTTGAGGCCAAGGAGGCTGGCATCGTCACTCGTCCCGTCATCCTGGGACCTGTCTCGTTCCTGACTCTTGCCAAGGCTGACCGTGGTCAGACCGTTGACCCCATCACCAAGATCAATGACCTCCTCCCTGTCTACGTCGAGCTCctccagaagctgaaggaggcTGGTGCTGAGGACGTTCAGATTGATGAGCCTGTCCTCGTCTTTGACCTTCCCGCCAAGTCCAAGGATGCCTTCAAGCCTGCCTACGAGAAGCTCGGCGCTCTCGGTGACAAGGCTCCTCGCATCGTTCTCGCCACCTACTTCGGTGACATCGTTCACAACATTGATGTCCTTCCTGCTCTTCACAACCTCTACGGTATCCACATTGACCTTGTCCGTAACCCTGAGCAGCTTGACACCGTCGTTGGCGCTCTTGGCCCCAACCAGGTCCTTTCTGCTGGTGTTGTCGACGGCCGTAACATCTGGAAGACCAACTTCAAGGCTGCtattgagaaggttgagCTGGCTATTCAGAAGCTTGGCAAGGACCGTGTGATCGTCGCCACTTCCAGCTCCCTCCTCCACGTCCCCCACACCCTTGCAAGCGAGAAGAACCTCGACGCCGAGGTGCGTGACTGGTTTAGCTTCGCTGTCGAGAAGACTGCCGAAGTCGTTGTGATCGCCAAGGCCGTCACTGAGGGCCCCGCTGCCGTCCGTGAGCAGCTCGAGGCCAACGCCAAGTCTGTTCAGAGCCGTGCCTCGTCCAGCCGCACCAACGACCCCAAGGTCAAGGAGCGCCAGGCTGCCGTCACCGAGGAGATGCACAACCGCAAGTCTGCATTCCCCGTCCGTCTTGCCGAGCAGGGCAAGTCTATCaaccttcctctcttccccaccaccaccatcggATCTTTCCCTCAGACCAAGGAGATCCGTATCCAGCGTAACAAGTTCACCAAGGGTGAAATCACCCCTGAGCAGTACGAGAAGTTcatcgagaaggagatcgaggatgttgtcaaGATCCAGGAAGAGCTCGACCTGGATGTCTTCGTCCACGGTGAGCCTGAGCGTAACGACATGGTCCAGTACTTCGGTGAGCGTCTCACCGGTTACGTTTTCACTACCCACGCCTGGGTCCAGAGTTACGGATCCCGTTGCGTGCGTCCTCCCATCGTTGTCGGTGACATCTCTCGTCCTGCCCCCATGACCGTCAAGGAGTCCAAGTACGCtgtctccatctccaagaagcccatGAAGGGTATGCTCACTGGTCCCATCACCTGTCTCCGGTGGTCTTTCCCTCGTGACGATGTCCACCAGTCCGTCCAGGCTCAACAGCTGGCTCTTGCCCTCCGTGACGAAGTCATCGACCTTGAGGCTGCTGGTATCAAGGTCATCCAGGTCGATGAGCCTGCCCTCCGTGAGGGTCTCCCTCTCCGTTCCGGCAAGGAGCGTGAGGACTACCTCAAGTGGGCTGTCCGCTCCTTCCGCTTGGCCACCACCGGTGTTTCCGATGGCACTCAGATTCACTCTCACTTCTGCTACTCTGAGTTCCAGGACTTCTTCCACGCTATTGCCGCTCTGGATGCCGATGTTCTGAGCATTGAGAACAGCAAGTCCGATGCCAAGCTGCTCAAGGTCTTCATTGACGAGGCCTACCCCCGTCACATTGGACCCGGTGTCTACGACATCCACTCTCCTCGTGTCCCCAGCGAGCAGGAGATCAAGGACCGCGTCGAGGAGATGCTCCAGTACCTCCGTCCTGAACAGCTCTGGATCAACCCTGACTGCGGTCTCAAGACCCGTCAGTGGCCCGAGACCAAGGCTGCTTTGACCAACATGGTCAATGCGGCCAAGTACTTCCGCCAGAAGCACACCAAATAA
- a CDS encoding 3-oxo-5-alpha-steroid 4-dehydrogenase family protein (steroid reductase): MGPTISTLNSLPPLQDLLHPTPETYTQILNIWQYFASFTVVIWLTTWFPMGKTSLKSSIFNIPGRLAWTAMELIAPLNLIYVMKALVAKLNTDLTSLPLPNQTVAALYLIHYANRAVISPLFAAPSMSPIHAFIAVCGLSFNWINSTCLAAWLVGYHVPVTGYRADGSGPGIGNSTRPAISDYLPYIGIVLFFVGMAGNIISERTFFRLRREEADKLHNTQKDHSKNPGTKNKYSKVYVIPPAKGLFRYILYPHYVFEWLEWTGFVLVGTAVYPAAGAVGPEMGLVPWLRPAAALAEKLRVPLPLPAVVFVVNVVTSMVPQARLGKRWYLGRFGKDKVAGRGAVVPFLGWLSV; the protein is encoded by the exons ATGGGGCCGACCATCTCAACCCTCAATTCTCTCCCACCCCTTCaggatctcctccacccaaCCCCAGAAACATACACCCAAATCCTCAACATCTGGCAATACTTCGCCAGC TTCACAGTAGTCATATGGCTAACCACCTGGTTCCCGATGGGCAAAACCTCCCTAaaatcctccatcttcaacatccccgGCCGCCTCGCCTGGACCGCCATGGAGCTCATCGCGCCCCTAAACCTCATCTACGTGATGAAAGCCCTCGTCGCAAAACTCAACACGGACCTCACGTCCCTGCCACTCCCGAATCAGACCGTAGCCGCGCTGTATCTCATCCACTACGCTAATCGCGCGGTCATCTCTCCGCTGTTCGCGGCCCCGAGCATGTCCCCCATCCATGCTTTCATCGCCGTCTGCGGTCTGTCTTTCAACTGGATTAATTCGACCTGCCTTGCTGCATGGTTGGTGGGATACCATGTCCCTGTGACCGGGTATAGAGCAGATGGGTCTGGTCCTGGTATAGGTAATAGCACCAGACCCGCGATCTCAGATTACCTCCCCTATATAGGaatcgtcctcttcttcgtcggaatGGCAGGaaacatcatctccgagCGAACATTCTTCCGACTCCGCCGCGAAGAAGCAGACAAGCTGCACAACACCCAGAAAGATCACTCAAAGAATCCCGGAACCAAGAACAAGTACTCCAAAGTCTACGTCATCCCGCCCGCAAAGGGCCTTTTCCGGTACATCCTCTACCCGCATTACGTCTTTGAATGGCTCGAGTGGACGGGCTTCGTTCTCGTGGGAACGGCCGTGTACCCTGCGGCTGGTGCCGTTGGGCCTGAGATGGGACTTGTGCCGTGGTTGCGTCCTGCGGCTGCGTTGGCGGAGAAGTTGCGGGTGCCCTTGCCGTTGCCAGCAGTGGTTTTTGTGGTGAATGTTGTGACGTCGATGGTGCCTCAGGCCAGGTTGGGGAAGAGGTGGTATTTGGGACGCTTTGGGAAGGACAAGGTTGCTGGGAGGGGGGCGGTGGTGCCTTTTTTGGGGTGGTTGTCAGTTTAG
- a CDS encoding ubiquitin-ubiquitin ligase UFD2 (ubiquitin fusion degradation protein-2), giving the protein MSDNLSEADKSEGKRIKITPAVSNITGPDRSQSVTPVSGTPPPPRAEESIEAFEDRTLSAVFKLTLKEDRQRDIHGQRLTYLSGLKSELEEQGRDLRIETAVLDQALLEAASNAPQQKPLDYLLPCWRRISRLHKGFRRAREDDPKFKVICEARRLCLSYCMFAITMPEMFGEAVKRFEEDENIKPAFIAAVEEMSKDLAAMTINDDYKPYVTALRNLVRHAVVGAAITESSLFNESREPATFEKDTLLGPWFRLSPLQGAVTMTYFSSPKTRDQGYILNAQRSQRMMQQMLSSDLFDIINHLIRASKDARERVLDWFAAALNINHKRRAMQVDPNTVSSDGFMFNLTTCLDHLCEPFMDANFTKIDRIDAGYLHRNPRVDLKDETKINADQHASDAFYAKKVDGTSNFITEIFFLTVAAHHYGSESLTSKLDQLEKDLRHLENTINKFEQERHKWSNNPMQLRVFEQALKKYKDKLDLGLALKYSLQGVLFDDQWQARSMLFMRYVIVFLLRLVSGKNFPQEPIQLPLPAEQQEVWKCLPEYFVDDIVSNFKFIMWCMPQIITATQGDELVMLCIAFLESTSYIKNPYLKAGLVSILFRGTWPRPGGARGVLVDLLNSMPFANEYLLHALMKFYIEAEHTGTHTQFFDKFNIRFEIFQIIKCIWPNTLYRAKLSNQAKRNLDFFVRFVNLLLNDVTFVLDESFGAFITIHKTQTELRNGAGMDPTVRQQKEEQLASAQRNAKSYMQLTNETVAMLKLFTEALADSFTMPEIVQRLADMLDYNLDAMVGPKSSSLRVDNLQEYGFNPRALLSEIVDVYLNLMNKENFIVAVARDGRSYKPANFEKAAEILRKWSLKSPEELKRWEQLQRRVREAKEADEQAEEDLGEVPDEFLDPLMYTLMEDPVILPGSRVSIDRSTIRSHLLSDPHDPFNRAPLKMEDVTPDTELKGKIEAFKAERMAARRNPATQSAPETMDTSAD; this is encoded by the exons ATGTCCGACAATCTCTCTGAAGCGGATAAG TCCGAAGGGAAGCGGATCAAGATCACACCAGCCGTCTCGAATATCACAGGCCCCGATCGGTCACAATCGGTCACCCCAGTTTCAGGCACCCCACCGCCGCCGAGGGCAGAAGAGAGTATTGAGGCGTTCGAGGATCGCACACTGAGTGCTGTGTTCAAGCTGACATTGAAGGAGGACCGCCAACGCGATATCCATGGACAAAGATTGACTTACCTCTCGGGCCTCAAGAGTGAACTCGAGGAGCAAGGTCGCGACCTTCGTATTGAGACAGCTGTCCTAGACCaggctcttctggaagctGCCTCGAATGCCCCCCAGCAGAAGCCCTTGGATTATCTGTTACCGTGCTGGCggaggatatcaaggctGCACAAGGGATTCCGTCGTGCTCGCGAAGATGACCCGAAGTTCAAAGTCATATGCGAGGCCCGGCGCCTTTGCTTGAGTTATTGCATGTTTGCAATTACAATGCCAGAGATGTTTGG TGAGGCTGTCAAAAGGtttgaagaggatgagaacaTCAAGCCAGCATTCATTGCAGCGGTAGAGGAAATGAGCAAGGATCTTGCGGCCATGACTATCAATGATGATTACAAGCCCTACGTAACA GCCCTGCGGAACCTTGTCCGCCACGCAGTTGTAGGTGCTGCGATCACAGAGTCGTCCTTGTTCAATGAATCTCGGGAGCCTGCCACGTTTGAGAAGGACACGTTACTCGGACCCTGGTTCCGTCTATCGCCTTTGCAAGGTGCAGTGACTATGACCTATTTCTCAAGCCCTAAGACGAGGGACCAGGGCTATATCCTGAACGCACAGCGCTCACAGCGGATgatgcagcagatgctgaGTTCAGATCTCTTCGACATAATCAACCATCTGATTCGTGCATCGAAAGACGCGCGTGAGAGAGTTTTGGACTGGTTCGCCGCAGCTCTGAACATTAACCACAAGCGACGCGCTATGCAGGTTGATCCCAATACTGTGTCCTCGGATGGTTTCATGTTCAATCTCACGACGTGTTTGGACCACCTCTGTGAGCCTTTTATGGATGCCAACTTTACCAAG ATTGACAGGATTGATGCAGGGTATTTGCATCGGAACCCTCGAGTTGATCTGAAAGATGAGACCAAAATCAACGCCGATCAGCACGCGTCTGATGCGTTCTATGCTAAGAAGGTTGATGGGACCTCTAACTTTATCAcggagatcttcttcctcacaGTCGCTGCTCACCACTATGGTAGCGAATCACTGACCTCGAAGTTGGATCAACTGGAGAAGGACCTCCGACACCTGGAGAATACAATCAACAAATTCGAGCAAGAACGGCACAAGTGGAGCAACAACCCAATGCAACTTAGGGTCTTTGAGCAGGCCTTAAAGAAGTACAAGGACAAGCTGGATTTGGGTCTCGCCTTGAAGTACAGTCTTCAAGGTGTGTTGTTCGACGACCAGTGGCAAGCCCGTTCCATGCTGTTCATGCGCTATGTTATTGTTTTCCTCTTGAGACTTGTGTCTGGCAAGAACTTCCCCCAAGAGCCCATTCAGTTGCCTCTGCCCGCGGAGCAGCAAGAAGTTTGGAAGTGTCTTCCTGAGTACTTTGTGGACGACATTGTGAGCAATTTCAAATTCATCATGTGGTGCATGCCTCAAATCATTACCGCCACGCAAGGTGACGAATTGGTAATGCTCTGCATAGCCTTTTTGGAAAGCACTAGCTATATCAAGAACCCGTATTTGAAGGCCGGTCTTGTCTCTATTCTCTTCCGAGGAACATGGCCTCGCCCTGGCGGTGCGCGGGGCGTGCTGGTGGACCTCTTAAACTCCATGCCCTTTGCCAACGAGTATTTGCTGCATGCTCTTATGAAGTTCTACATTGAAGCTGAGCACACTGGCACCCATACCCAGTTTTTTGACAAGTTCAACATCCGTTTTGAGAtcttccagatcatcaaaTGCATCTGGCCCAATACCCTATACCGTGCCAAGCTTTCTAACCAGGCCAAGCGGAATCTGGACTTCTTCGTGCGCTTCGTGAACCTGCTCCTCAACGATGTGACTTTCGTGCTTGACGAGTCGTTTGGTGCCTTCATCACTATCCATAAAACTCAGACGGAACTGCGTAACGGGGCGGGCATGGATCCCACCGTGCGACAgcagaaggaggaacaaCTTGCCTCTGCTCAACGCAATGCGAAGTCTTACATGCAATTGACCAATGAAACAGTGGCCATGCTTAAGCTCTTCACCGAAGCTCTGGCTGATTCATTCACCATGCCGGAAATTGTGCAAAGGCTGGCAGACATGCTTGATTACAATCTGGATGCTATGGTGGGCCCCAAGAGCTCCAGTCTCCGGGTTGACAACCTGCAGGAGTACGGGTTCAATCCTCGAGCCTTGTTGAGCGAGATCGTCGATGTGTACCTGAACTTGATGAACAAGGAGAATTTCATTGTGGCCGTTGCTCGGGATGGACGGTCCTACAAGCCAGCCAACTTCGAAAAGGCCGCGGAGATCCTGCGGAAGTGGTCCCTCAAGTCTCCCGAGGAGCTCAAGCGGTGGGAGCAGCTACAGCGCCGGGTGcgagaagccaaggaggccgaCGAACAAGCAGAGGAGGACCTCGGAGAGGTCCCTGACGAATTTTTAG ATCCTCTTATGTATACACTGATGGAAGATCCTGTGATTCTTCCTGGGTCGAGAGTGTCTATCGATCGCTCTACCATCCGGTCTCATCTTCTGAGTGACCCTCATGATCCGTTCAACCGAGCTCCCCtcaagatggaagatgtcACCCCTG ATACGGAGCTCAAGGGGAAGATTGAAGCATTTAAAGCGGAGCGAATGGCAGCGCGCAGAAATCCAGCGACGCAAAGTGCACCGGAGACGATGGACACGTCTGCTGACTGA
- a CDS encoding uncharacterized protein (molecular chaperone (DnaJ superfamily)) yields MPSATASGVDNGGSAKSREHSQGNQDRKYTPDQKAAVLRIRKCSSTAYYEILSLEKTATDAEIKKAYRKLSLLTHPDKNGYEGADEAFKMVSRAFQVLSDSDKKARYDKFGGDPDSRFGPSSGPSGASPFSGFGGGFPRSANPGGGMYEEEISPEELFNRFFGGGFGGMGGGFNTFGGPQFVFNMGGGPGFRVHQFGGPRPRRRPREANSQPEPAPSFWAAIQQFLPLILLFVFPLLSSLFSGSSTPSGPSYRFDAAVPPHTMQRTTPKLHVNYFVNPGDVEDFSARKFRQLDQRVEVDYVSKLRYACESEIHARDRMIQDAQGWFFPDVEKMKAARSMELKSCRQLDSLKGRY; encoded by the exons ATGCCGTCTGCCACAGCATCTGGGGTAGACAATGGCGGCTCTGCGAAATCCCGCGAGCACAgtcaaggaaatcaagaccGCAAATATACCCCCGATCAAAAGGCAGCCGTCCTACGGATACGAAAATGCTCATCGACTGCATACTACGAGATCTTGTCTCTGGAGAAGACAGCCACGGATgccgagatcaagaaggcgTATCGCAAGTTGAGTCTGTTGACACATCCCGATAAGAATGGGTATGAGGGGGCCGACGAAGCTTTCAAGA TGGTGTCGCGCGCTTTCCAGGTTTTATCGGACTCCGACAAGAAGGCTAGGTATGATAAATTTGGAGGAGATCCGGACAGCAGATTCGGCCCCAGCTCTGGGCCTTCGGGTGCCTCTCCTTTCAGCGGATTTGGCGGTGGCTTCCCACGTTCAGCAAACCCCGGTGGCGGGATGTACGAAGAGGAAATATCGCCGGAGGAGTTGTTCAACCGCTTTTTCGGTGGCGGTTTTGGTGGTATGGGAGGTGGCTTCAATACTTTTG GTGGTCCCCAGTTTGTATTCAACATGGGAGGTGGCCCCGGATTCCGAGTCCATCAATTCGGCGGTCCTCGGCCTCGCAGGAGGCCGCGCGAAGCGAACAGTCAGCCCGAACCAGCGCCATCGTTCTGGGCAGCCATTCAGCAATTCTTGCctctcatccttcttttcgtcttccccctgctttcttctctcttctccggctcctcCACTCCCTCAGGCCCTTCATACAGATTTGATGCAGCTGTACCCCCACACACGATGCAACGGACAACACCGAAACTCCATGTTAACTATTTTGTTAACCCGGGTGACGTAGAAGACTTCAGCGCGCGGAAGTTCCGTCAGTTAGACCAACGGGTTGAAGTGGACTACGTCAGCAAGCTCCGGTATGCGTGTGAGAGTGAAATTCATGCCCGGGACCGTATGATCCAAGACGCTCAGGGCTGGTTTTTCCCCGACgtagagaagatgaaggcggCAAGATCTATGGAGCTTAAGAGTTGTCGGCAGTTAGACTCGTTGAAAGGAAGATACTAA
- a CDS encoding uncharacterized protein (predicted protein) — protein MANSESAVEKTKQSLMQKAQAWGENPFTPTLLATFITAQHMRPFQALPMLFPPVLLFTSYANLQGFKTDSAGISAAWSGLYLLLAGRRRQPFMKKWGARGIVRGVTMGLCLANMVGGGLAYTLGKREEEDDD, from the exons ATGGCCAATTCGGAATCTGCAGTGGAGAAGACCAAGCAGTCTCTCATGCAAAAAGCTCAAGCATGGGGAG AGAATCCTTTCACTCCGACGCTCCTCGCTACCTTCATTACCGCACAGCACATGCGACCCTTCCAAGCACTGCCGATGCTCTTCCCACCCGTCCTTCTGTTCACGAGCTATGCCAATCTTCAAGGTTTCAAGACCGATAGCGCAGGAATCAGCGCAGCCTGGTCGGGACTTTACCTTTTGCTTGCCGGTCGGCGACGCCAGCCCTTTATGAAGAAATGGGGTGCCCGGGGCATCGTCCGCGGCGTGACCATGGGTCTTTGCTTGGCCAACATGGTTGGTGGCGGACTTGCGTATACtttggggaagagggaagaagaggacgatgattAA